The Primulina tabacum isolate GXHZ01 chromosome 1, ASM2559414v2, whole genome shotgun sequence genome contains the following window.
TCATGCAGCCTCCAAGCAAAATGGATGTTCATTATTACTGTATTGGGTGATGGAAAGCAGAGAGAATTAGAACAGTAAGACATGGTTAAGAACTGTGGACAGGTAGAAATTAGGCAGCAGCAATTTAAGAAAGCTTTCTGAAAGAGCCCATCAGCAACTACTTACTGTACCCTAATTGCATTGCATCAATATACAAGTCCTACCAAACAATCCAGCAAAGCAATAAGGACCTTTCTGTGCATGCCCAAAGGCATTTGTGTGTGCACGCACAGGCATGTTATCACCCACCCATTTATATACATGTAGATAACCAAATACAGAATCAGAAGTGATGAACCAATCAATTCAATTATCTAACTCGTGAAGAAACATGGAACGGCGACATGATTGGTTTTCTTATTGTATAAAGCACTTTAGAGTTCTCTTACTTTTCAAAACTAGTCCGTATCCAATgtgaaattatcaaaatttgttgataattatataaatgatatCATGGTTCACAAGAATTAAGTAAAATGGTCCAATCAGTTTCCACGTGAAACAAAAAACCTGGCATATTTCAGTAAAATCTTGTTATATTTCTTATGATTCTGTCAATAACACCAAAGTTTATGACTCGGAAAATCTTCAAATGAGCTATAAAAACAATGTGCCATACTACCACCCAATTTCTTAAAAGCAAAAACAGTGTATCGCATGACCAAAACCTTGTAAAATCTTAAGCATGATGCCCAAAGAAATAAAATCAGCTTCATCAAAAACTACTTATATTGCGTTCTGGGTACATTGATGAATTTGTAGTGCATAAGATTGCTAGGGCGTTCCACAAATAGAATGGCAAACTGTATGCAGCACCTTTTGCACCAAATCTTGTGCTTTCTATCGGGAAATAAAAACTATTACAACCATGATGTTTCTCAACCCTTCACCACGTCAAATACTACAAAAATAACTACCTTCGGcatacaaaaacaaaaaataaaaataaaaaatccagTCAATAAAAGAACAAATTCCTTGACATCAAACCCACTAATTTCATGGTCATCTTAGAGCATTTCACTGTTTTCATGGTCATCGTAGAGAAAATATGCTGCAATCACTAAAAGTCCCAATCAAATTCAAGCTGTGTCGCTGCTGtttcaaaaaataattcaacgcTTTTCTCTTCAAACATTGTTCTTAGTCGGCCATAGCATTTTTAATAGTGTAATAAAACCCGATCTTTTATAATCATGTCTTTCACGTACATCAAGTCTCTGCTATCAGTGCGTAGAGAAAAACAAGATAACACGTTAAACAGCATAAcctccataaaaccaacatttCGCCGACTTTCTAAGATATCACATTCACATACACACAGAAAAATGAACGCGTCCAGGGCAAAATCAAAAAATAGGGAAATGATAGGGTTACCTTGGACGGATCGagtttttggaaattttttacAACAGTCAAGACACGATCGGCAACCTCAGACTTGTCGAGGAAGGAGCCCCTTGCCTCCTCCGAGATATGGCGTCGGATGAGGTGCGATAGCCCACCCGCGGCGGCTCTAGGGTTTTGAAGCCGCGGCACGGGACTCACGTTCACTCTCAGGTACTTGAGCAGTGCGCTCCTCACCGCCGCCATTGTGACTGATGCCTCTGTTGACGAGAGAAGCTGGGGTTTTCGGTGCGTGAGAAATAGTTTGGGATATTTCTATATCCGCCTCACGAATGTACAATTTCTGATGTACAACTCTTCCGATGTCCAAAAAATTCGACTTTTTAGTTTTCACacgctttttttttttctgacaaaaaaaaaatactccAGAGATCGCATAATAACTAAATTTTAGTGAaataaaattctgaaaattattattttttatgttaaaaatattattttttattcgatATATAGATCAGATTGACATGT
Protein-coding sequences here:
- the LOC142536936 gene encoding acyl carrier protein 2, mitochondrial, which encodes MAAVRSALLKYLRVNVSPVPRLQNPRAAAGGLSHLIRRHISEEARGSFLDKSEVADRVLTVVKNFQKLDPSKVTPNAHFQNDLGLDSLDTVEIVMALEEEFGFEIPDNEADKINCINLAVDFIASHPQAK